A DNA window from Paraclostridium bifermentans contains the following coding sequences:
- a CDS encoding OmpA family protein → MINKYRRTVNKEEEHSNFWPTFTDLLATILMVVIMLLISSESMVGGVEQGIASNVNNSVKQTLKENGIPIEIDKESGEVTFGETALFDTDSDQLKPEAKEILKVFVPKYAETIYKDYGDYISKIIVEGHTDDVGTYIYNLDLSQRRAFSVVNFIVGEEIGDYKYKDKLTGDIIAVGRSKAEPIKNNDDSVNRDKSRRVEIKYEVNVN, encoded by the coding sequence ATGATAAATAAATATAGAAGAACTGTAAATAAAGAGGAAGAACATAGCAATTTTTGGCCCACATTTACAGATTTATTAGCAACTATTTTAATGGTTGTTATAATGCTTTTAATTAGCTCTGAAAGTATGGTTGGAGGAGTAGAACAAGGAATAGCAAGTAACGTTAATAACTCAGTAAAACAAACTTTAAAAGAAAATGGAATTCCAATAGAGATTGATAAGGAAAGTGGAGAAGTTACGTTTGGAGAAACTGCATTATTTGATACAGATAGCGATCAGTTAAAGCCAGAAGCTAAAGAAATTTTAAAAGTATTTGTTCCTAAGTACGCTGAAACTATATATAAGGATTATGGTGATTATATATCTAAAATTATAGTAGAAGGGCATACTGATGATGTTGGAACATATATATATAACTTAGACTTATCACAAAGAAGAGCTTTTAGTGTTGTAAACTTTATAGTTGGAGAAGAAATAGGTGATTATAAATATAAAGATAAACTAACAGGAGATATAATAGCTGTAGGTCGATCTAAAGCTGAACCTATAAAAAATAATGATGATAGTGTCAATAGAGATAAATCAAGAAGGGTAGAAATAAAATACGAAGTTAATGTAAATTAA
- a CDS encoding acetyl-CoA carboxylase carboxyltransferase subunit alpha — translation MHIQNTSSIEDINKIKESIKQLKQLSNQSNIDLSCEIEKLEMKLKNIETTSPKDLSAWDKVSISRDIKRPNAENYIKNICSLFIELHGDRLYKDDPSIIGGIGKIGDFEVTLIGHQKGKDINEQIKRNFGMPHPEGYRKALRLMKQAEKFNRPIITFIDTPGAFCGIEAEERGQGEAIAKNLLEMSSLKVPILSIVIGEGGSGGALGIGVSNEIAMLQNSVYSVISPEGLSSILFKDASKSKDASEIMKLTSSDLKDLGIIDHIIEEPPGTAHSDLEAVSNDIKDYIINRLSFYKDFSKDEIVNHRYGKFRNIGVY, via the coding sequence TTGCACATACAGAACACTAGTTCGATAGAAGATATAAATAAAATAAAAGAAAGCATAAAACAATTAAAACAACTATCAAATCAAAGCAATATAGACTTAAGTTGCGAAATAGAAAAACTAGAAATGAAGCTTAAAAATATTGAAACTACTAGTCCTAAAGATTTATCTGCATGGGATAAGGTTTCTATAAGTAGAGATATAAAGAGACCAAATGCCGAAAATTACATAAAGAACATATGTTCTTTATTCATAGAACTACATGGAGATAGACTTTATAAAGATGATCCATCAATAATTGGAGGAATCGGAAAAATAGGCGACTTTGAAGTTACGTTAATTGGTCATCAAAAGGGAAAAGATATAAATGAACAAATAAAAAGAAATTTTGGAATGCCTCATCCAGAAGGATATAGAAAAGCTCTAAGACTTATGAAACAAGCCGAAAAGTTTAATAGACCAATAATTACTTTTATAGACACTCCAGGAGCATTCTGTGGAATAGAAGCTGAGGAACGTGGTCAAGGGGAAGCTATTGCAAAAAATTTACTTGAAATGAGTTCACTTAAAGTACCTATACTCTCTATTGTTATAGGAGAAGGGGGGAGTGGAGGAGCACTTGGAATAGGTGTCTCAAATGAGATAGCAATGCTTCAAAACTCAGTTTATTCAGTTATTTCCCCTGAAGGGCTATCAAGTATTTTATTTAAAGATGCGTCTAAATCTAAAGATGCTAGTGAAATAATGAAACTTACGAGTTCAGATTTAAAAGACTTAGGAATAATAGATCATATTATAGAAGAACCACCTGGTACAGCTCATAGTGACTTAGAAGCTGTATCAAACGATATTAAAGATTATATAATAAACAGATTAAGCTTTTATAAAGATTTTTCTAAAGATGAAATAGTAAATCATAGATACGGAAAGTTTAGAAACATAGGAGTCTATTAA
- a CDS encoding magnesium transporter CorA family protein: MNILNLNTHNHLNQFKDDFYDSNECYLILSTPYELNKIKSILDIDEITFKDCLDFDDSIRLDLFDNYDFLSLNIFELINNKAIISEINIYLADNYILVVSDKDTFIYKYILKMMKDNFKVDENPIVALFKINYLIFKEIIVNSFESLEKLEDMILELEDKMLQGVRDQYFHEISDIRNLTRTVVKNTRPLLYIGDRILKENIRYLTYSDIKKHNLENLQSIDFGIDKLYNFAISTRELADKLLDIYSSQVAEKTNSLITKLTLLTAISAPLTIITGIYGMNFSFMPFLQWRFGYYCTIGFMFLILALGIMIFKSKKML; this comes from the coding sequence ATGAATATACTTAATTTAAATACACATAATCATTTAAATCAATTTAAAGATGATTTTTATGATAGTAATGAATGTTACTTGATATTATCAACACCTTACGAACTAAATAAAATAAAGTCTATTTTAGATATAGATGAAATAACTTTTAAAGATTGTTTAGATTTTGACGATAGTATACGATTAGATTTATTTGATAATTATGATTTCTTAAGCTTAAATATATTTGAACTTATAAACAATAAAGCTATAATAAGTGAAATAAACATATATTTAGCTGATAATTACATTCTTGTGGTAAGTGACAAAGATACCTTCATATATAAATACATTTTAAAAATGATGAAAGATAACTTTAAAGTAGATGAAAATCCAATTGTAGCGCTATTTAAAATAAATTATTTAATTTTCAAAGAAATAATAGTAAATAGCTTTGAAAGCTTAGAGAAATTAGAAGATATGATATTGGAGTTAGAAGATAAAATGCTTCAAGGAGTTAGAGATCAATATTTTCATGAAATCAGTGATATTAGAAATTTAACTAGAACTGTAGTTAAAAACACTAGACCATTACTTTATATAGGAGACAGAATACTAAAAGAGAATATACGATATTTAACATATTCAGATATAAAAAAACATAATCTTGAAAATTTACAAAGTATAGACTTTGGTATAGATAAGTTGTACAATTTTGCTATTTCTACTAGAGAATTGGCCGATAAGTTGTTGGATATATATTCTTCTCAAGTAGCTGAAAAAACTAATAGTTTAATAACTAAATTAACATTACTTACAGCTATTTCAGCTCCACTTACTATAATAACAGGTATATATGGAATGAACTTTAGTTTCATGCCTTTTCTTCAATGGCGTTTTGGATACTATTGTACAATAGGGTTTATGTTCTTAATTTTGGCATTAGGGATAATGATATTTAAATCTAAAAAAATGCTTTAG
- a CDS encoding tyrosine-type recombinase/integrase: MAESKTIKIHNKSDKPDNIVLRDNRVIEKCIQVENNLPKFMKDYCIYLKGSVSVTTRLAYLEDIQFFCSYLIETKEITIANEIKDITLNEFNQIKARDVNLFLGDYCTRYYKYTDKNTHIYENNNRALARKKSSLSTLFKFLFRNDQLEANITDGFNPIKLPKPQPDAIKRLEIDEVAKMLDAVDTGLGLTDKEKVYWKKTKLRDKAILALFVTYGLRLNELRELNISSFNFSRGEFKIYRKRGKEVLMPINNTCELVVRDYILNERPKSEMLSEDMQDALFLSLQNKRMDPKSIRQLVKKYTSISMDTSRDKGYSPHKLRATAATSLIQNGFSIYDVQNLLDHDNVTTTQLYAAHKKNVKRDIVNNFEWIDDLDDINE, encoded by the coding sequence ATGGCAGAAAGTAAAACTATTAAAATACATAATAAATCTGATAAGCCAGATAATATCGTTCTTAGAGATAATAGAGTTATCGAAAAATGTATACAGGTTGAAAACAACCTTCCTAAGTTTATGAAGGATTATTGTATTTATTTAAAAGGATCTGTATCGGTTACTACTAGATTAGCTTATTTAGAAGATATTCAATTTTTTTGTTCATATTTAATAGAAACTAAAGAAATTACAATTGCTAATGAGATAAAAGATATTACGCTTAATGAGTTTAACCAAATAAAAGCACGAGATGTGAATCTATTCTTAGGAGATTATTGTACTAGATATTATAAGTATACTGATAAAAATACTCATATATATGAAAATAACAATAGAGCTTTAGCACGTAAAAAGTCATCTTTGTCTACTCTATTTAAATTTCTTTTTAGAAATGATCAATTAGAAGCTAATATAACAGATGGGTTCAATCCAATCAAACTTCCCAAACCACAACCTGATGCTATTAAACGTCTAGAAATAGATGAAGTTGCTAAAATGTTAGATGCTGTTGATACAGGTTTGGGTCTTACTGATAAAGAGAAAGTTTATTGGAAAAAGACTAAGCTTCGAGATAAAGCTATATTAGCTTTGTTTGTTACATATGGACTTAGATTAAATGAACTTAGAGAGCTTAATATTTCATCATTTAACTTCTCACGAGGAGAGTTTAAAATTTATAGAAAAAGAGGCAAAGAAGTATTAATGCCTATAAACAATACTTGTGAGCTAGTTGTTAGAGATTATATTTTAAATGAAAGACCTAAAAGTGAAATGTTAAGTGAAGATATGCAAGATGCATTATTTCTATCTCTGCAAAATAAACGAATGGATCCAAAGTCAATTAGACAATTAGTTAAAAAATATACGTCTATTTCTATGGATACTTCTAGAGATAAAGGTTATAGTCCTCATAAGTTAAGAGCTACGGCGGCTACTTCATTAATTCAAAATGGATTTTCTATATACGATGTACAAAACTTACTAGATCATGATAATGTTACAACGACTCAATTATATGCAGCTCATAAGAAAAATGTTAAAAGAGATATTGTTAATAACTTTGAATGGATAGATGACTTAGATGATATTAATGAATAA
- a CDS encoding DUF1540 domain-containing protein → MSKINCSAITCSYNINGNCHSGAIKVDGAKPNNLKDVHCTSFISVHKNLKSDIQSECEHIVCNAIDCIHNKNSECSCYNIFVSGNDAKNFKQTNCCSFISK, encoded by the coding sequence ATGTCAAAAATAAACTGTAGTGCTATTACATGTAGTTATAACATAAATGGCAATTGCCATAGTGGAGCAATTAAAGTTGATGGAGCTAAACCAAATAATTTAAAAGACGTGCACTGTACATCATTTATAAGTGTACATAAAAACTTAAAAAGTGATATTCAAAGTGAATGTGAGCATATTGTTTGTAATGCTATTGATTGCATCCATAATAAAAATTCGGAATGTAGTTGTTATAATATATTCGTATCAGGAAATGATGCTAAGAATTTTAAACAAACTAACTGTTGTAGTTTTATATCTAAATAA
- the accB gene encoding acetyl-CoA carboxylase biotin carboxyl carrier protein, which produces MKVNEIKELLLTIDKTNLTYVNLKDENFILEVSKGEILVNTKTVENKKEELKLTEVSSAYDEANKEEASVDLEVSNDNIHVIKAPIMGTYYEASGPESSTFVKVGDKVSKGDTLCIIEAMKLMNEINSDVNGEVVEILVSNEDLVEYNQAIFKIKTI; this is translated from the coding sequence ATGAAAGTAAATGAGATAAAAGAATTATTATTGACTATAGATAAAACTAATTTGACATATGTAAACTTAAAAGATGAGAACTTTATTTTAGAAGTCTCTAAAGGTGAAATTCTCGTAAATACAAAAACAGTAGAAAACAAAAAAGAGGAACTTAAACTAACGGAAGTGAGTAGCGCATATGATGAAGCCAATAAAGAAGAGGCCTCTGTTGATTTAGAAGTTAGTAATGACAATATCCATGTAATTAAAGCGCCTATAATGGGGACTTATTATGAAGCATCAGGTCCGGAATCAAGTACTTTTGTAAAAGTAGGAGATAAAGTTTCAAAAGGAGATACTCTTTGTATAATTGAAGCTATGAAACTTATGAATGAAATAAATAGTGATGTAAATGGTGAAGTAGTTGAGATATTAGTATCTAACGAAGATTTAGTAGAATATAATCAGGCTATATTTAAAATAAAAACAATTTAA
- the trmB gene encoding tRNA (guanosine(46)-N7)-methyltransferase TrmB, producing the protein MRRRKKKGADIRLLSFEEYVIKGEDINFKGKWNEKFENPNPIHVEFGTGRGQFITTLAKQNPEINYIAMEIKEEVLLKAVEKAVENNLTNIKFVWGDVNNILTYFNENELSRVYVNFCDPWPKKRWNKRRLTYRGFLENYKTILNANGEIHFKTDNEKLFEFSLNEFSEADLKLKNITLDLANSEFEGNVTTEYEDKFMSYGMKIYRVEGIKR; encoded by the coding sequence ATGAGAAGACGTAAGAAAAAAGGCGCCGACATTAGATTATTAAGTTTTGAAGAATATGTTATAAAAGGTGAAGATATAAACTTCAAAGGAAAGTGGAATGAAAAGTTTGAAAATCCAAACCCTATACACGTTGAATTTGGTACAGGAAGAGGTCAATTTATAACAACTTTAGCAAAACAAAACCCAGAGATCAATTATATAGCTATGGAAATAAAAGAAGAGGTTTTATTAAAAGCAGTTGAGAAGGCTGTTGAAAACAACTTAACTAACATAAAGTTTGTATGGGGAGATGTAAATAACATCTTAACTTATTTCAATGAAAATGAACTTTCTAGAGTTTATGTAAACTTTTGTGATCCATGGCCTAAAAAAAGATGGAACAAAAGAAGATTAACATATAGAGGATTTTTAGAAAATTATAAAACTATATTAAATGCAAACGGTGAAATTCACTTTAAAACAGATAATGAAAAACTATTCGAATTTAGTTTAAATGAGTTTTCAGAAGCTGATCTAAAACTTAAAAATATAACTTTAGATTTAGCTAATAGTGAATTTGAAGGTAATGTAACAACTGAATATGAAGATAAGTTTATGTCTTATGGCATGAAAATATATAGAGTTGAAGGTATTAAACGATAA
- a CDS encoding small, acid-soluble spore protein, H family — translation MQLRRAAEICNNNENNNITLYYYNKPVKLVSVDNNIGTAYVKSLNDDSKFEVDLESLHENEK, via the coding sequence ATGCAACTTAGAAGAGCAGCAGAGATATGCAATAATAATGAAAATAATAATATAACACTTTATTATTACAATAAACCAGTAAAACTAGTTAGTGTTGACAATAACATTGGTACAGCTTATGTAAAATCTCTAAATGATGATTCCAAATTTGAAGTTGATTTAGAATCGTTACATGAAAACGAAAAATAA
- the accD gene encoding acetyl-CoA carboxylase, carboxyltransferase subunit beta, translated as MIKKFLNRKGQNYAVVHLNQNFKENSVDDKFWIYCETCKSQVFRKDIEENLNICPKCNKHYDFSARKRIKLLLDENSFEEFDYDLEFKNILNFPDYETKISKYKNATNEKEAVITGKGLIHGVEVVLCVMNPKFMMGSMGAIVGEKITQSIEYAIDNKLPVLICCASGGARMQEGMISLMQMAKTSQALSKLSDAGLLYISILTNPTTGGVTASFATLGDIIIAEPNALIAFAGPRVIKQTIKQDLPKGFQTSEFLLEHGFVDLIVNRDQMKDTLFNLLSLHGYDYCKEGDLIAHTEH; from the coding sequence ATGATTAAGAAGTTCTTAAATAGAAAAGGTCAAAACTATGCAGTTGTTCATTTGAATCAGAATTTTAAAGAAAATAGTGTAGATGATAAGTTTTGGATTTATTGTGAAACTTGTAAAAGCCAAGTATTTAGAAAAGATATTGAAGAAAATTTAAATATATGTCCAAAGTGTAATAAACACTATGATTTTTCTGCTAGAAAAAGAATTAAATTGTTATTAGATGAAAATAGTTTTGAAGAATTTGATTATGATTTAGAATTTAAAAACATATTAAACTTCCCTGACTATGAAACTAAGATATCAAAGTATAAGAATGCTACAAACGAAAAAGAAGCTGTTATAACAGGTAAAGGGCTTATACATGGTGTAGAAGTCGTTTTATGTGTAATGAATCCTAAATTCATGATGGGAAGTATGGGAGCAATAGTTGGAGAAAAAATTACTCAATCTATAGAATATGCTATTGATAATAAACTCCCTGTGTTAATTTGTTGTGCATCTGGAGGAGCTAGAATGCAAGAAGGTATGATTTCTCTTATGCAAATGGCAAAAACATCTCAAGCACTGTCCAAGTTATCAGATGCAGGACTTTTATATATATCTATACTTACTAATCCTACTACAGGGGGAGTTACTGCTAGCTTTGCAACTCTAGGGGATATAATTATAGCAGAACCTAATGCTTTGATTGCTTTTGCTGGTCCAAGGGTTATAAAACAAACGATTAAGCAAGATTTACCTAAAGGGTTTCAAACATCTGAGTTTTTATTAGAACATGGTTTTGTAGACCTTATAGTTAATAGAGATCAAATGAAAGACACTTTATTTAACTTATTAAGCTTACATGGTTATGATTATTGTAAAGAAGGTGATTTAATTGCACATACAGAACACTAG
- a CDS encoding alpha/beta fold hydrolase: MYIKTNDNINLYVNREGEGLDCIYVHGGPGAWSKDFEQFCGIHMNDMLNITYLDQRGCGRSEGDYNSNYSIDRLVEDIEEVRVKLNIQKLIIIAHSFGGIIATSYASKYGENLEGIILINCTLDFKEALKSQIREGCNLLGVDQIDCDTNLQNLICIWKKVVYNLVRYNMYYSLQFKSISNYEKLENLDKEILNTKMSELAFENKNYFLDYTYLTKNINIPTLIITGSEDYAVGIDHQESFKFKNSIIKTINGRHTPYIEDSSKLINIIKDFVSVFI; the protein is encoded by the coding sequence ATGTATATAAAGACTAATGATAATATAAATCTTTATGTAAATAGAGAAGGAGAGGGCTTAGACTGTATATATGTACATGGAGGACCTGGTGCTTGGAGTAAAGATTTTGAACAGTTTTGTGGCATTCATATGAATGACATGCTTAATATAACGTATTTAGACCAAAGAGGTTGTGGTAGATCTGAAGGTGACTATAACTCAAATTATTCTATCGATAGATTAGTTGAAGATATAGAAGAAGTTAGAGTGAAGCTTAACATACAAAAACTTATAATAATTGCACATTCATTTGGTGGAATTATAGCAACTTCATATGCAAGTAAATATGGAGAAAATCTAGAAGGTATAATATTAATAAACTGTACCCTAGATTTTAAAGAAGCTTTAAAAAGCCAAATAAGAGAAGGGTGTAATCTTTTGGGTGTAGATCAAATTGACTGTGATACAAACTTACAAAACTTAATATGTATTTGGAAAAAAGTGGTTTATAATTTAGTTAGATATAACATGTATTATAGTCTTCAATTTAAAAGCATAAGTAACTATGAGAAGCTAGAAAATTTAGATAAAGAAATTTTAAATACGAAAATGTCTGAGCTTGCATTTGAAAATAAAAACTATTTTCTGGATTATACCTATTTAACTAAAAACATAAACATTCCGACTTTAATAATAACGGGAAGTGAAGACTATGCAGTAGGAATAGATCATCAGGAAAGTTTTAAATTTAAAAATAGCATAATCAAAACTATAAATGGAAGACATACCCCTTACATAGAGGATTCATCAAAATTAATAAATATTATAAAAGATTTTGTATCTGTATTTATTTAA
- a CDS encoding stage V sporulation protein S codes for MDVLKVSSKSNPNSVAGALAGVIRENGSAEIQAIGAGALNQAVKAIAVARGFVAPSGIDLVCVPSFTDVNIDGEERTAIKLVVNPR; via the coding sequence ATGGATGTATTAAAAGTTTCATCAAAATCTAATCCAAATTCTGTAGCAGGTGCTCTAGCTGGAGTTATAAGAGAAAATGGAAGTGCTGAAATCCAAGCTATTGGAGCAGGAGCTTTAAATCAAGCTGTTAAAGCTATTGCTGTAGCAAGGGGTTTTGTTGCACCAAGTGGTATAGATCTAGTGTGTGTTCCATCATTTACTGATGTCAATATAGACGGAGAAGAAAGAACAGCTATTAAGCTTGTCGTAAATCCAAGATAA
- the lexA gene encoding transcriptional repressor LexA, which translates to MYLDLTNKQILILEFIKDQLTQKGYPPSVREICAAVDLRSTSTVHSHLNKLEKLGYIRRDATKPRAIEVLDSNKGEGVNGLNQEVLHLPVIGQITAGEPIFAEQNIEEYIPLPANFIVGKDNFILKVKGESMINAGILDGDYVIVDKSNTAYNSQIVVALVREDSATVKRFFKEENHIRLQPENEFMEPIILDPSEVSILGHVRGVFRVIK; encoded by the coding sequence ATGTATCTAGATTTAACGAATAAGCAAATACTGATACTTGAGTTTATAAAAGATCAATTAACTCAAAAAGGGTATCCACCTTCAGTTAGAGAAATTTGTGCAGCTGTTGATTTAAGATCTACATCAACTGTACACTCTCATTTAAATAAATTAGAAAAACTAGGATATATTAGAAGAGATGCAACGAAACCTAGAGCAATTGAAGTTTTAGACTCTAATAAAGGTGAAGGTGTAAATGGTCTTAATCAAGAGGTTCTTCATTTACCTGTTATAGGTCAAATAACTGCTGGAGAACCAATTTTTGCAGAACAAAACATAGAAGAATACATACCATTACCTGCAAATTTTATTGTAGGCAAAGATAACTTCATATTAAAAGTAAAAGGCGAAAGCATGATAAATGCAGGTATTTTAGATGGAGACTATGTTATAGTTGATAAATCTAACACAGCTTATAACTCTCAAATAGTAGTTGCATTAGTTCGAGAAGATAGTGCAACGGTTAAGAGGTTTTTTAAAGAAGAAAATCATATAAGATTACAACCTGAAAATGAATTTATGGAACCTATAATTTTAGACCCATCTGAAGTTAGTATACTAGGACATGTACGCGGTGTATTTAGAGTAATAAAATAA
- the accC gene encoding acetyl-CoA carboxylase biotin carboxylase subunit, whose product MIKRLLIANRGDIAVRIIRTCKELNIETVAIYSEIDKESLHRYLADESICIGPNNISKSYNNIDNIIYLAKKMNCDAIHPGFGFLSENAKFAKACIDNNIIFVGPTPNQIELMGNKSKARETMINLDVPVVPGSKSILEDREEAKKLAKTIGYPVMIKASSGGGGKGMRIIYNESEFDSLFDIAKAEALSSFGDSSLYMEKYIENPRHIEVQVFGDSFNNAIHLGDRDCSMQRRNQKLVEESLSFYLDDNQRKKIYDTAVKITKGVDYIGAGTIEFIVDKDKNFYFIEMNTRIQVEHPVTEMITGIDLINLQLLIASGKEIPFKQNEIKFKGHAIECRINAEDSDNDFRPCPGKIESIHIPGGFGVRFDTFIYPGYTVPPIYDSMLGKLICIADSREECIRRMNRALDEIIIEGVTTNIDFQKQLINSNEFIDNTHHTKFIETSFIKSLNA is encoded by the coding sequence ATGATTAAAAGATTATTAATTGCAAATAGAGGCGATATAGCAGTTAGAATAATTCGTACATGCAAGGAACTAAACATAGAAACAGTTGCTATATACTCTGAAATAGATAAAGAAAGTTTACACAGATACTTAGCTGATGAGTCTATATGCATAGGACCTAATAATATAAGTAAAAGTTACAACAACATAGATAATATAATATACTTAGCAAAAAAAATGAATTGTGATGCTATACACCCAGGATTTGGATTTTTATCAGAAAATGCTAAATTTGCTAAAGCATGTATTGATAACAATATAATCTTTGTTGGGCCTACACCTAATCAAATAGAGCTAATGGGGAATAAATCAAAAGCACGTGAGACTATGATTAATTTAGACGTTCCAGTTGTGCCTGGATCGAAATCAATTTTAGAAGATAGAGAAGAAGCTAAAAAATTAGCTAAAACTATTGGATACCCCGTTATGATAAAAGCCTCTAGTGGAGGTGGAGGTAAGGGTATGAGAATAATTTACAATGAAAGTGAGTTTGATTCTTTATTTGATATAGCAAAAGCAGAAGCGCTATCTTCATTTGGAGACAGTTCTTTATATATGGAAAAATATATTGAAAATCCAAGACATATAGAAGTTCAAGTATTTGGGGATAGTTTCAATAATGCAATACATCTTGGAGATAGAGATTGTTCTATGCAAAGAAGAAACCAAAAGCTTGTAGAAGAATCTTTAAGTTTTTATCTAGACGATAATCAAAGAAAAAAAATATATGATACAGCTGTAAAAATAACTAAAGGTGTAGATTATATCGGAGCCGGTACTATAGAATTCATTGTAGATAAAGACAAGAATTTTTATTTTATTGAGATGAACACAAGAATACAAGTTGAACATCCTGTAACAGAAATGATAACAGGTATAGACCTTATAAACTTACAGCTGCTTATTGCTAGTGGAAAAGAAATACCATTTAAACAAAATGAGATTAAATTTAAAGGGCATGCCATTGAGTGTAGAATAAATGCGGAAGACTCTGATAATGATTTTAGACCATGTCCAGGAAAGATTGAGTCTATTCATATACCAGGAGGATTCGGAGTAAGATTTGATACATTTATATATCCTGGATATACAGTACCACCTATATATGATTCTATGTTAGGGAAGTTAATTTGTATAGCTGACAGTAGAGAAGAATGTATACGTAGAATGAATAGAGCTTTAGATGAGATAATCATAGAGGGAGTTACTACTAACATAGATTTTCAAAAACAACTTATAAATTCTAATGAGTTTATTGATAATACTCATCATACTAAATTTATAGAAACTAGTTTTATAAAAAGCTTAAACGCTTAA
- a CDS encoding tyrosine-type recombinase/integrase gives MSFAFIRKRSKNYIVYLEYKDPESNKKIQKNMGSYDKKRDASKKLAEIKDSIYNEDLLLPNAMTFDIFLKDFLEKYKINLSITTYNCYTRICNKYIIPMLGKYKIEDLRPIHIQNYIDDLVGILSPQTIKIHINILKLATKKAYRLKLIRENIVEYVEVPKVKKFKNNIYNKQDMQKLLEKCTGTSLELPIFIASGLGLRISEILGLTWNNLDFNNNSVTVEKITVRNNGKVILKDPKTESSIRTISAPTELMNKLKNFKKEQIELKLQGKIKNEKNLLFFDKNENPIAQDVLSKKFSRFLSEHNLEHIRFHDLRHSHVTLLINSKVPIRVISERVGHSNINTTLNIYSHVLKEMDKEASDKISEALFNLG, from the coding sequence ATGAGCTTTGCATTTATAAGAAAAAGAAGTAAAAATTACATAGTATATTTAGAATATAAGGACCCCGAAAGCAATAAAAAAATTCAAAAAAATATGGGTTCATACGATAAAAAAAGAGATGCTTCCAAGAAGCTCGCAGAGATAAAAGATAGCATATATAATGAGGATTTGTTGCTTCCAAACGCTATGACTTTTGATATATTCTTAAAAGATTTTTTAGAAAAATATAAGATAAATTTATCGATAACAACCTATAATTGTTACACAAGAATATGCAATAAATACATAATTCCCATGCTAGGAAAATATAAAATCGAAGATCTTAGACCAATACATATACAAAATTACATAGACGACTTGGTTGGAATTTTAAGTCCACAGACAATAAAAATACATATAAATATATTAAAACTTGCTACAAAAAAAGCCTATAGATTAAAGTTAATAAGAGAAAATATTGTAGAATATGTAGAAGTTCCTAAGGTTAAAAAATTCAAAAATAATATATATAATAAGCAAGACATGCAAAAACTATTAGAAAAATGTACAGGAACTTCTTTAGAATTACCTATTTTTATAGCCAGCGGATTAGGCCTTAGAATATCAGAAATATTAGGTCTTACATGGAACAATCTAGATTTTAATAATAATTCTGTTACCGTAGAAAAGATAACTGTAAGAAATAATGGGAAAGTAATTTTAAAAGATCCTAAGACAGAAAGTTCTATAAGAACAATTTCTGCGCCAACAGAGCTTATGAATAAGTTGAAAAATTTCAAAAAAGAACAAATAGAATTGAAGCTTCAAGGTAAAATAAAAAACGAAAAAAATTTATTATTCTTTGATAAAAATGAAAATCCTATAGCTCAAGATGTGTTAAGTAAAAAATTTAGCAGATTTTTAAGTGAACATAATTTGGAACATATACGATTCCATGATTTACGTCACTCTCATGTTACACTTTTAATAAACTCAAAAGTTCCTATAAGAGTTATCTCTGAAAGAGTCGGACATTCAAATATAAATACAACCTTGAATATTTACTCTCATGTACTCAAAGAAATGGATAAAGAAGCTAGCGATAAAATATCAGAAGCTTTATTTAATTTAGGATAA